The Takifugu flavidus isolate HTHZ2018 unplaced genomic scaffold, ASM371156v2 ctg511, whole genome shotgun sequence region ccctgccttggtacttcccttagtactcttgtttacctgccattgactagtattcacagggtttgtttctcattgcgtcttacagaggattttcgggttcctctctcccaaaacactgccttagtgtctatcgcaatttttacattaagtccccgacaatcatcacacacacacacttttgaattcaagacatgctcaccactgttgtctttcctcctggaattccgtcaaccatcagggtccaatcagtgagccgaagcccagtcccggaaagggtatcttaggtcgctttgaggcggcctgccgtggccacggtctttcctgaggttcagcctcacccactggacccttcaggtgtgttggaatccggctcgaaggaccaaaatgttaggttcaaacaacctgaaacacgagaaacacaaatgaggcaaagacaacagtttggaatttacttgcaaggagaacggagagatgtgctcagttacagatctccaacacgctctgacgcacacctcccgccatccttgttttattgagattaggaggtccctagttacagaagtcaaatgtgtctaagggagagggaaaacacaagatagtaggtctccaacagagcaagagactgtaaatcataatggtgagattatacgtaggccttcactgttttgattagcttagctcacaaacagcacattcttctatatcagacagattaagagaacatctcctgtgtcatgctctgcagctctgtctccagtcaaggccacttctccaacagccgccgcatttctgtcgccctcgaccagagaagttcgagttgacataccaagcatcatgaacattaagcattagcaaataataagaaacattaagtaatgagagacagtataacaagaataaggaatataacaaggtaaaagcaaataagagataactttaacataatggacctaacagtttcccaacaatatccatcattgcagagtgctccagctctccatttagatacggatgggtaagacatggcaggtctgtgcagcttgttctgccacactgttccaccacatgtcatgaaaattcattaaaaagtctatttataaggctcctggttctaataaacccatagacaacaatatcagtcatttctaaatggttgaaataagcttttgaatacgcgtgacctctgtgctatttaatgagcagtttcagagaccagacgactgtatttggagcataaatggagaacttttgttctattctatgagtttatgttcctgatttggcacttttatttttaacataaattcacaatgaggaaaagccactaaacacttagatcaaatacacttttctccaactaaacgagcttgttagaacgtaaataactttatgttttttgctcagtgttcattcaatcttcaactgtcagagcaaactgaaagtagaagtgaacgcagcctttcttaggcgttgctaacgcccagtagacatgtataaccactattcccatttttgacaggtgtcagaaacggtctgcttccattggagattcctcctgtcccgagggtgaaaagaaacggagaactgaactgcagaccgccgacctgaacaacagcgtctcacgtaagctcgtacatttgtatttataagatacttttgggtcggaataaaggaacaacttgtgtatttacaatgtgcaagagaagatccagagagctcttgtttggttccactggaacccctggaccctcttcagaccttcctaaatgcttagacagtatttagcaacatttagtcatttagttctggaaagtgttaaagagctgaaggcaggtgacctttacaggacaatgggtctgctgagtatgatgtgtttggagaaggtttgatgtgtttttctaaatatcatccagcttttaccagctgtttagtccaagcaaactcttggaagacatggaaatggttgttatagactaaattacattgaaacccaatgaaataaaagaataggtgtacataagaagacataacatttcaaactgacagtgagacgggtcattacccgactgttgcttctatcattcaaacatgacagaatattttccagttgaggacatctgtgttactgctgtagatgacaattgtaaaaggatttaaaagattgtttgttttagagggtggtgaactgcaggaggtgatagaaggtcataagatgagtctgaagagaagatgtgaacatgtgactgaaggaactcatgaagcaggaagtggaaccctgctgaacaagatctacactgagctctacgtcactgagggacaaagtgaggaggtggacacacaacatgaggtgagacagcttgagagaacctccaagaagaacatcaaggacactccaatcaagtgccaggacatcttcaaagtcttatctgagcaacagagacacatcagagtggttctgaccaacggtgtcgccggcgttggaaaaaccttctcagtgcagaagttcagtctggactgggcagaaggtttggagaaccaagacatcagtctggtgcttccgctctcatgcagggagctgaacttgatcagagatgagcagcacagtcttctctcactgcttcatgttttccatccaacattacagaagatcagagcagaagatctgactgtctggaaacttctgttcatctttgatggcctggatgaaagcagattttcactgggtttcaacaagcatcaggtcatctctgatgtcacacaagcatcgtcagttggcgtgctcctggtgaacctcatccaggggaacctgcttccctcagctctcatctggatcacctccagacctgcagcagcccatcagattcctccctcgtgtgttgacaggatcacagaagtacgaggcttcactgactcccagaaggaggagtacttcaggaggaggttcagtgatgaagatctgtccaagagaatcatctcacacatcaaggcctccaggagcctccacatcatgtgtctgatcccagttttctgctggatcactgctatagttctggaggacatgatgaccagagaccagagaggagagctgccccaaaccctgactgacctctactcacacttcctgatggttcagataaagaggaagaagcagaagtatggaggaaagcagagaccagggaaactgactgaggctgataaagaactccttctgaagttgggtcggctggcgtttgaacatctggagaaaggaaacatcatgttctactcagaagacctggagcgatgtggactggacgtctccgaggtgtcggtgtactcaggagtttgtacagagatcttcaagagagagagtgtgatcttccagaaatcagtctactgctttgttcatctgagcgttcaggagtttctggctgccgtctacatgttccactgttacaccaggaaagacacagcggttcttagtcagttcctaaaatattctgaaccaaaccccttttcctggtttgctgggttgtttaataacgatccagtcacatctcttgatgacttcctctggagagcactaatgaaatctctcaaaagtgaaaatggccacctggacttgtttgttcgcttccttcatggtctctctctggagtccaatcagaggatcttgggtggactgttggatcagagggacagccacccagaaaccatccagaaggtcctcaacaacctgaaggagctgaacagtgatgaattctccccagacagaagcatcaacatcttccactgtctgatggagatgaaggatcagtcagtccatcaggagatccaagagttcctgaagtcaggggagaaatcagagaggaaactgtcagagatccactgttcagctctggcctacctgctgcagatgtcagaggaggttctggatgagctgaacctgcagcagtacaacacctcagatgagggacgacgtcgcctgattccagctgtgaggaactgcaggaaggccgagtaagtaaagatttttggggccggacatcggcgtttaaatcaagtgagtggatcatgtcaggtagcaataccccctccagtggtcattccttcaattctttatctccattgcagcgtccataaattaaaaacaacaacaattcatccagaaatgttcaacactggctggatataagttcaaaggtcaatccagacaaaccaacataaggcaggaataataggagccacaagttaactgactatcatgaaattactgtcatgtcattaaatcacttttgtttgtttgtatacatcgtattctaacgacagaaaaacacattttaactaatgacacgtgactattttgcttcatttgttcaacgtaaaaacagccggcctcgttggtttaaatgggtgttttaggtctttgtggcggttccgtttggagcctttatgtgacccacaaagttgttggaccctttccacacccgttaggtggcaacttcatcactagcaacaaaaggtgcagtgaaaatgatttgaagggaaacaggcagatagaacagaagctgagggcaatcgatgcaaccagagactctgatgtcatcgatcggatcgctgaattaagacttgacgcaccatcgtacaaattggatgaaatgcaaaatatccaaagagcccatagacagataaaaagatgcacgtttctttaaaccatttgctataatcattttaaatattgagtaattatgagctgttctaaaataagacaaatgttgagaataattcagttgcatttcagatctgatggtcgttcaaactgttgctctacggtgttgaatttagcttttccaggaaatgagctacatttgtgttgaggtagattctcagataagttgatgagaaatcccaagtttgactcactatttttgtttcatacacaacagactgtcttaTAGTCTTCTTTCAatgagtcattgggaagttgtggcctcagcaatgacgtcaaacccttctcatctacgggagctgagcttaagatggaaccaaagcctgacagatgccaaagtaaagttcctgtcttctgcaatgatgcatccaaactgcagactggagacgctcaggtcaggaggcctctgctggtcttttctaaatttctttacattttctgcttttctcttcattttcagatttagaaatgtgtttttatttgcccatttattccttttccagactgaggtgctgcagtttatcagagatcagctgtggctctctggcctcggcgctgaggtccaatccctcccatctgagggttctggacctgagacagaaccagctgaaggatccagcagtgaagctgctctgtggttttctccaggatcctctctgtgagctggagactctcaggtcagtcagagatgatccagtactttcccaggtgtaactagttagacaataaatgtttccatgtttgatctttgttataaacgtagtgttacagttctcagaaaaaagaccacacaggacagatttgcagtattaaattggttgtggaaatctgtcccatgtgaggatggtcatcaatgactagaaaggaagtatcagttgtagatttgtcttgttttattttaggctggccacaaaaccgcccaaacattcagaccaatcaaaaatggttcttcctgtcttttaaagatcagaaggaaaactagaaaaccccaaaagaaagctgctgcagtgtgccatgccccttctctcctgagaaaagccatcccaaaaaagagaaaagcccaagtgtgaagtgagccccctgttaaaccttggtaccgaaagcctgcagtcattctcatctgaggtggcttcattccagccagaagcccaaacctgcctccctcttaaaggggcagcaggtcagtccaaccacagaaaccttcatgaagatctgaagctttcagcatccacaattgttgcacctcacttccattggagtccaaatcagaagtcaacaagttgattctacaccgattctacacaatgcaaccattttaaaaaggtttccatacataagttttcacacatttttagataaatctgtttgttcatcgcctccttctgttgtaatggtcattaaagaaaatgaccttattggagtttttctcctcacaaatatgactttctatgaacgatgcaataaatgcagcttgcaatctaagacaatatggaagtatgtgtatataatagtagtggaagtagctcataaaataatacatttgctcttctcatcgaatctttctatgttattaaagaaaaacctgctcttagtcaacaacatctaagacatcaaccaaaaatcctaattttctacaatctaatataaaacagtagagaagactctttctgcagagacactggtggcaggaatgcagaagtatcacctgctcaacttggaaggtggagcagaaaccaccagctgagaaggtcctcagcgagaggaagtggtggagaaccatgaaacttgctaagctccacctcagctccagagacgggctgagctggagctgtggcaccaggtatcgcccagaagagcctccaacaaacaagctcttctcttgggaggagagggctttgaatctcagctcagtgtgct contains the following coding sequences:
- the LOC130520762 gene encoding NLR family CARD domain-containing protein 3-like, translated to MSLKRRCEHVTEGTHEAGSGTLLNKIYTELYVTEGQSEEVDTQHEVRQLERTSKKNIKDTPIKCQDIFKVLSEQQRHIRVVLTNGVAGVGKTFSVQKFSLDWAEGLENQDISLVLPLSCRELNLIRDEQHSLLSLLHVFHPTLQKIRAEDLTVWKLLFIFDGLDESRFSLGFNKHQVISDVTQASSVGVLLVNLIQGNLLPSALIWITSRPAAAHQIPPSCVDRITEVRGFTDSQKEEYFRRRFSDEDLSKRIISHIKASRSLHIMCLIPVFCWITAIVLEDMMTRDQRGELPQTLTDLYSHFLMVQIKRKKQKYGGKQRPGKLTEADKELLLKLGRLAFEHLEKGNIMFYSEDLERCGLDVSEVSVYSGVCTEIFKRESVIFQKSVYCFVHLSVQEFLAAVYMFHCYTRKDTAVLSQFLKYSEPNPFSWFAGLFNNDPVTSLDDFLWRALMKSLKSENGHLDLFVRFLHGLSLESNQRILGGLLDQRDSHPETIQKVLNNLKELNSDEFSPDRSINIFHCLMEMKDQSVHQEIQEFLKSGEKSERKLSEIHCSALAYLLQMSEEVLDELNLQQYNTSDEGRRRLIPAVRNCRKAELSYSLLSMSHWEVVASAMTSNPSHLRELSLRWNQSLTDAKVKFLSSAMMHPNCRLETLRLRCCSLSEISCGSLASALRSNPSHLRVLDLRQNQLKDPAVKLLCGFLQDPLCELETLRSVRDDPVLSQV